One window from the genome of Cucumis melo cultivar AY chromosome 10, USDA_Cmelo_AY_1.0, whole genome shotgun sequence encodes:
- the LOC103489077 gene encoding uncharacterized protein At1g27050 — translation MGRKRDKPYPSSHLPTSAAKRRRPPPSTVDDDLEKPVSKPAPPLALVVVDLPSQCSVLDLKSRFEIYGSISRIRIDRDCVGYITYRTKDSADAAMTAALDPSFAFTIDSKKVQVLWANDPQVQWRQGINVGVNKNKELSSKLLRAEVPLSRHGRSNKLASTIVNPRRSNSSSRSDVPFRGREVVAYDDIL, via the exons ATGGGTCGGAAGAGAGATAAACCCTACCCTTCCTCCCACCTTCCTACCTCTGCCGCTAAGAGGCGACGCCCTCCGCCGTCTACGGTGGACGATGATTTGGAAAAGCCCGTGTCTAAACCTGCGCCACCGCTTGCCCTAGTCGTCGTTGACCTTCCTTCACAATGTTCGGTCCTTGACTTGAAGTCCCGGTTTGAGATCTACGGATCCATTTCCCGCATCCGAATCGACCGTGATTGTGTTGGCTACATCACTTATCGCACTAAAGACTCCGCCGATGCTGCCATGACCGCTGCCCTTGATCCCTCCTTCGCCTTCACTATTGATTCCAAAAAG GTTCAGGTACTATGGGCGAATGATCCTCAAGTCCAATGGCGACAAGGGATTAACGTTGGTGTTAACAAGAATAAGGAATTATCTTCAAAGCTCTTGCGGGCAGAGGTGCCACTAAGCAGACATGGAAGAAGCAATAAGCTTGCTTCAACCATTGTCAACCCCAGAAGAAGCAACAGCTCTTCAAGGTCAGATGTGCCTTTCAGGGGCAGAGAAGTTGTTGCTTATGATGATATTCTCTAA